GGAACCGTAGATGTCGGCGACGTCGGTCCGAAGCACGAGCGCCGGGCGCGGGCGGACGGGCATCGACTGGAGGATCCGCGCCTGCCCGGGGGAAAGCTGGATGGCGTCGGGTGCAGCCTCGACAAGGGTTGCGACGACGCTCGGCATGTGCGCGATGCCTCGAAGGAAGCTCGGCTCGTTGAAAAAGCCATGGTCGACGGCAACGTCCAGGCAACGCTTGGAGACCGGATCGAACAGTCGGTGCATTCGCGGGCCACTCATCTCCTTGGCACCTCCAACCCGGCCATACGCCAGGCTTCGTCGGGATCGTTCAGTCCGGCAAATGTCACGCTGGTCGTGGCTGCCAGGGCGCCGAGGGCGGCACCCAGCCGGACGGCTTGTGGCGATGGTAGGCCCCGCAAAAGGCCGATGAGGACGCCGGCCGTGAAGGCATCCCCTGCGCCGGTGCTGTCGACCGAGTCGACCTCGATCGCGGCTATGTGGCCACGCGTCTCGTCACAGTCGAACCAGCAGCCGTTGACCCCGTCGGTGATGACGGCCAACCGTACTCCTCTCCGTCTCAGCTCGGCGGCGCCGGCGTCGGGTGAGGACTTGCCCGTGATCGCCTGTGCCTCGGCCAGGCTGGGACAGAACAGGTCGGTGTGGGCGAGGGCCGCGTTCACCAGGTCCCACTCGTTCGTGGCGTTGTAGACGACATCGAGACTGGTCTGCATCCCGTTCTGTTTGGCGTGGGCGAAGAGCTGTGCAAGGGGCTCACCGTCGAGTGCCGGAAGTACCAGGGCTCCCCCGACATGGAGGAACCGCCCTTTCATCCGCCGGCGAACATGCTCGGCAGTGAGGAACCGGTTGGCCCCGATCTGGTGGAAGATCGTGCGTTCGCCGGCGGTGTCGACCAGGATGGCCGACGAGGAGGTGTTGGCATCGACCTCCACCCACTGGGCTTCGAGTCTGTCGCTGTCTGCCGATCGGCGCAGAACCTTGCCGAAGAGGTCGGCGCCGATCGGAGCGATCAGCGTCGTGTCGACTCCCATGCCGGCGAGTGCCTTGGCGGTGCGCAGCGCACACCCGCCTTCCACCAGCGTCAAGTCGTCGACCAGTTGAAGGAGGCCGAGTGGCAAGGGGTGGTGGACGGTCCGCACAACGACGTCGCACACCGCTATGCCGGCGCAGGTCACATCGACCGAGGTCATGACATGTCCCTGGAAATGCCGTCGGCGGCACTGCCGTCGATCGGGCGGTCGCGGTACCGGGTACCTGGTGCCTGGTACCTCGTGGTTCGCACCGCGCGGCATCGACGCAAGGTCGCGCGGCGCGTGTAGCCGTTCCCACGGACAACCGATGACCGATGACCGACGACTCTCACCACCCCTGGGCCGGGGAGAAGGCGGTCACCGACGAGAGCGGCATCCCCGACGACTCTCAATACCCCTGGGCCGGAGTGTGGCACTGCGTGCACTTGATGTTCTGCCACACCTTTCCGATGTCGACAGGATGCTTGAAGTCGAGACCGGCCACACTGCTCTCGAGGTCGGCGATGTCGTCCGAAGGACCCTGGGCGGCGATCGTATGGCACGAGTCGCACGTGGACGAGATCTGTGCCCCCTCGCTGCTCTTGAGATCCGAGAAGTGACACCGGAAACAGCCGTCGTTGACGAAGTGGCTGAGGTTGTCCTCACGGGCCCGGTAATCGGTCTTCATCTCCGGGAAGAAGTTGGTGTCGTAGATGCGCACCAGCGCGTCGGCGGCGTCGTCGACCTCGCGCTGATTCACGTCGTCCGCGAACTGGCTCGCATAGTAGGCCAGGAGTCCGGACCGAATCGCCTCGTCTGCCTCTGTCTTGGTGTCGTACGGTGCGTTGAGCAGGTTCAGGCCTTGCCAACGGATGAACGGGAGGTCCTTGGAGATCGTGCCCTTGGTCATCTCGAGGTTGATCGCCGTCGCCGGAGGGAGGAAGTCGTGACTGGGCCGGTTGTGGCAGTCCATGCAGTCCAAGATACGAACCTCGACATCGGGCGAATCCGGATCGACCGCCACATCGGGGCGCTCGAAGACGGTGACTTCTCCCGTCTCACCGTCCGTGAAACGCACCCAGGCCATCTGCTGGCGCTTCTCGTCGGTTGCCACGTATTCGATCTTGTTCTCGCCGAGCATGTGCCAGTGGATGCCTTCCAGTTTGCCGGTCCGGGGGTTCCCTCCACCCACCTTCATGAGCAGACTGATCGTCCACGGCGAGTTCGCCTCGTCGGTGCGGTAGTAGGTCTTCGTGATGAGTTTCTCGCCATAGAACTGATCGGGCCAGTGACACCCTTCACAGGTCTGCTGAGCAGGTCGCAGACTCCTCACCGGTGTCGGTATGGGACGGTCGTACGAGTTGGTCATCACCGCCACCACCTGACGGATGCCGTCGATCTTGGAGCGGACGAAGAACGATGCGCCGGGGCCGATGTGACACTCTGCGCAGGCGACGCGAGCGTGGGGGGACTCCTGATAGGTGACCCACTGCGGGTTCATCACCGTGTGGCACGCCTCACCGCAGAACGATGCGGAGTCGGTGACTTCGTACCCTTTGAAGCCACCCCAGGCGACCGTGCCGAGCAGCATCGCGGTGAGGATGCCGAACAGCGCGAGGGAGCGCATGTACCGGGGGTTCGATGGCTCGAACCGGAGATTGAACCGGACGTGTTCTCCTCGCCGACGAGCCCGGACGACCTGGATGCGAAAGGCAAGCAAGAAAAGGATCGCTCCGAGCAGGACCACCACGGGCAGACCGATGAACGTGACGAGTCCTCGATACGGGTTGCTGACAGGTGAGCTCAGGTCGACGAATGCCAGGATGGCGAACCCGAGCATTCCGGCGACGACGAGCGCGCCGCCGACCGCGGCCAGGGGATGGCGGTAGAGGCTCCTGCGCTCGCGCGACTCGGCGCTCGTTTCGCTCTCCTTGTCACTCACGCTCGATCCCTCCTCAACCGCTCTCACCTCAACGCTAGCCGATCCGCCCTCACCGCCTTCAGGGCTGATGGTCCCTAATTGTCGGGCCTTATTCCTCGAATCAACCTTCCGGTGCTCCGGCCGCGATCCATGCCTTCACCAACGCCAGATCCTCGTCCGTGAACTTGGCGAAATGCGACCCGCCCCCCACCTTGACGATCACATGACTCGCATCCGCATCACCGGCCACAAACCCGGGCTCACCACTATCACCCCCGGCCAACAACCCCGCATACGACGTAACGTCCAAACCAGACGCCGGCGCATCCCCACCGTGACACGACCCGCACGTCGCCTTGAACACCGCCGCCACCCCCGAATTCCATGTCACGCCGGCAGAAACCGCCGTGGTCGAGGTTGCCGGAGCCGCCGTGGTCGAGGTTGCCGGAGCGGTCGTGGTCGCCGATGCGGCCGTCGTCGTCGGAGCCGCCGTGGTCGAGGTTGCCGGAGCCGTCGTGGTCGCCGGCGCGGTCGAAGTCGTCGTCGGGAGCGGTGTATAGATGGGGCCGACGAGCGGCGGAGGCACAATGGTCGTGATCGCCGTCTGCTCGAATGTCACGAACTCATAGATGCCCATCAACATCACGGCTGCCAGGACGGCGAAGACGGGCCAATACCTGAGCGCTCGATTACGGCGTAACTCGGGATCGATCTCGACCTCGTCCCTTCCCGCGTCGATCGCGGCCAGTTCGAGCGGATGGAGCTCTTCCATCTGGGCACGCGGCAGATACCCGGTGAAGATCGAAGGGTTGAAGTGCCGCCAGTGCACGTCGTAGGAGTGCCAGACGATGATGGCGAGCACGGCGAGGACGGCCTCCCAACCATGGGCCGCCTTGGCCGCCGGCACGAAGATCCCCGGGAGTGACCGGGTGGTGGCGATCGGATTCCAAAGCATGAAGCCGGTCACTGCCATCAGGAGGGTGCCCCACACGAGCGACCAGTACTCCATCTTCTCGCCGACCGTATAGCGGCCCTCAGGAGGCGGGCTGGAGGTCACACCGAGGTTGAACCTGATCCAGCCCCACGCGGCCAGAAGGTCCGCCTTCCCCGGAATCAACGCATGAGGTCTGCGAAGCACGAACCGCTTGTAGCCCAGCACACCGAGGTGGTACACGAGAGAGAGCAGCAGAATGGTTGCGAGAATGTGGTGGATTCTGCGCGTGTAGTCGATGCCGCCGAAGAGCCCGATGATCCAGTCCGAGAACCAACGGTCGGCGTATTTCTGCACGAGCCCGCTTATCGCGAGGCCGGTGAACGTGATGATCTGGACGGCGTGCTCGAGCCGGTCCGACACCGTGAACCTCAAGACTCTTTCGTCGGGATGCGTCATCGTCTCAGCCACGCCGGCGCCCTCTCAGGCGGGCGGCAAGCCTTCTCCGCACGTCGAGTAGCACGGCAAGCAGCATCGCGCCGATCACGGTCGGTATGAGAATCTTGTAGAAGGTGTTCACCCAGTACACGAGCGGCGCCTCGGTGGGGCTCGGCGCATAGTGACTCAGCCACGCGTCGGGGAAGTTCGTGGTGGCATCCGGATGACACCGCCGGCACGTGGCGAGCAGGTTCTTCTTGTACACGGAGCTGTCCACATCGGCGGGCGCCTTGATGTCATGAACGCCATGACAATCGACACACACCGGCTTGTTCGTCTGCTGGCCGGGAGCGAGCTTCTCGAAGAGGACGACCGTTGTGCCGTGAAAGTCCGACAGGTACGAGCTGAACACGTTCGTGGAGATGTCGTACTTGTCCATCAGGGCCTTGTCGGCATGACAGGCCGCACAGATCTGCGGCGAGAAGAGTCGAAACGGCGAGTTGACATGAGGGCCCTTCACGTCATGAACGCCGTGGCAGTCCGTGCAGGTCGGGACATCGGGGTTGCCGGTCGTGAGCGCCTCCCCGTGCACACTTTCCTCGTAGGCGTCGTAGATCTCCGAATGGCACTTCCTGCACATCAGCGGAATGCTGGTTCGAGGCTTCCCGGGCGGTTGGACGTCGTGGGAGCCGTGGCAGTCGGTACACACGGCTGCCTCCATGACGCCGTCTGCGCGTGCGCGCTCGTGATCACTGTCACGAGTCTGCGTGTACTCGGGGTAGTGGCACGTCAAACATGCCGTGTACATCTGCACCGTGAAGTCCCGGCGGCTCTTGGCGGTGATCGGATCGTGCGGATACGTGGTGATGGCCGTGTGACAGAGAACACACGCCACATCCAGTTTTCCATGAACCGAATCGGCGTATGCGTCGCCGTCGACGGCAACGCCGAGCGTCTCGCCCGAGGGCAACGATATCTCCGCCGTGCTTCCCTCGTGACAGGAGAGACAGTAGGAGTTGTCCCACCGCGGGTCGGTCTGTGCAGACGCCCGAGACTGGCCGGCGATCAGAATCGTCGCGCCGATGATCAGCGCACCGAGTACGGCGATCCTTCCAAATCTATGCATGCGTGTGCCGTCTCCCCTCCGCATCACGACACACACTCTAGATCTGGGACCCTCCGTTTCCTCAGGACCATTGGCCCCTTACTGGCCACAAAAGACCCTTCTCCCTCTCAGAGCCCGGCCAGGACTTCTTTCAATGAGGGGCCCTCGACGATCTCGATTCCGTAGGTGACCCGCGTTCCCGGCATGTCGAGATCCAGCAGCGGAAGCAGGTTGACGGGCGTCGCAACGACCACCACGTCGGGGTTGGCCCGCTTGATGGTTTCTGCGAGTTCGGCCCGTTGCTCTTGTCCGTAGCCCATCGCCGGGAGCAGTGGCCCGATGTGCGTGAACTTGTCGAACGTGCCGGCGATCGAACCGACGGCGAAGGGACGGGGGTCGATCAACTCGGCCGCCCCGTGGTCTCTGGAGGCGATGACGCCGGCACCGTAGGCCATGCTGCCGTGGGTCAGCGTGGGCCCATCCTCGATGACCAGCACGCGCCTGCCCGCGATGAGGTCCGGGTCGGCAACCGTGATCGGCGAGTTGGCCTCGAGGACGATGGCGCCCGGGTTCGCCTCCCTCACGTTGGCGAGCACGACGGCGACGTTCTCCTTCTTCGCAGTGCCGACCTTGTTGATCACCACCACATCGGCGCGCCGCAGATTGGCCTCGCCCGGCCAGTATTGCAGTTCATGCCCCGGGCGGTGCGGGTCGACGACGCAGATATGCAGGTCGGGCCGGTAGAAGGGCAGATCGTTGTTTCCACCGTCCCAGAGGATGACATCGGCCTCCTGCTCGGCGAGGCGCAAGATCGCTTCGTAATCGACCCCGGCAAAGATGACGCCCCCCTGCTCGATGTACGGTTCGTACTCCTCGCGTTCTTCGATCGAGCAATCCGCATCGACGAGGTCCTGAGTGCTCTCGAACCGCTGAACCGCCTGCCTGGCGAGATCGCCATAGGGCATGGGGTGACGGATCGCGGCGACACGTCTCCCCGCATCGTTGAGCGTATGCCACACGGCACGGCTGGTCGGAGACTTCCCCGCGCCCGTTCTGGTGGCCGTCACGGCAACGACGGGCAGGTTCGAAAGGATCATCGTCTGCGCGCCGGGAAGCTCGTAGGAGGCGCCCGCCGCCACGGCGCGGGCGGCGAGGTGCATCACGTGCTCGTGCGTGACGTCCGAATAGGAGAAGACGACCCGATCGACGTTGTAGGCGGCGATCAGGCGTTCCAGTTCCTCCTCGGCAACGATCGGGATCCCGTCCGGATACCGCTCACCGGCCAGCGAGGCGGGATACTTCCTGCCGTCGATGTTCGGGATCTGCGTGGCGGTGAACGCCACGACCTCATAGTCGGGATCGTCGCGGTACAAGACGTTGAAGTTGTGAAAGTCCCGTCCGGCGGCTCCCAGAATCAGTACCCGTTCGCTCATCAGGACCTCCGTGACAGCAGTCCCGCCATTCTCGCCGGATCGGGGAAACGCTCCCAATCAACCGAGGAACTGCTCGATCTCGAAAGCGACTCTGCGGGGGTCCTCTCCGACGATGGCGTGTCCTGCGCCCTCGACGACGACGAGACGGCCTCCCGTGGCGGCGGCCACCCGTTCGCCGATCGCGAGATACTGCGGGTCCCGGTCGCCGGCCATGAAGAGCACCGGCATCTCGAGCTCCTCGAGCCGATCCCCGTACCACGGCTGCGCCCCCTGACCCATCCCCCGCATGGCGCCGGCGATGCCTCGAGCGGTGTTCTCCAACCGAAGCCCCAGGTCCTCTTCGAGCCACGCGGCTCTCCTTCGACGAAGACCCTCGAAGATCGGCCGGCTCATCCACCGCTCGAGGAAGGGGCCCAGGCCTTCACGCTCGATGCTGCGCGCCAGTGCCTCGTCACCGGCCCGGCGGGCAAGGCGACGTTCCTCGTCGGCGATCCCGATTCCCGCAGAGATCAGGATGAGGTGTGAGACCGCCTCCGGATGTTCGAGCGCGACACCGAGCGCGATACGTCCGCCTTGCGAGTAGCCGAGGAGCGGTCTGCCGGCGGTCACGGCGGCGACCGCCGCGACCGCTGCGGGAAAGGTTGCCGGCAACGCTGCAGCGCTCCCGTGACCGGGGAGGTCCGGAGCCAGGATCTCACGTCCCACGAGCGCCGCCAGCTCGGCGAACATGCCCCCATGCTGCGTGAAGCCGTGCAGCGCCACGATGGCAGGTGGTGGACCGGCGAATCTTCGGACGGGGAGTCCCTCCATGAGCTGTATTGTTGCTGCTCGTGAGCAACTCCGCCTACAGAGCAGCTGCCCTGCTTGTCGCCACCCTCGCCCGTCTCGGCCTCAGGCATGCGTGCCTCACACCAGGATCGAGGAACACGCCCCTGTCACTCGCGTTCGCAGAACACCCCGACGTGACCGATTGGATACATCACGACGAGCGGTCTTCGTCCTTCTTCGCCCTTGGGCTTGCCAAGGCGACGCGAAGGCCCGTCGCCGTCGTGACCACCTCCGGGACCGCCGCGGCGGAGCTCTCCCCCGCCGCCGTGGAAGCCCGCTATGGAACGGTGCCCCTCCTGCTGATCACTGCGGATCGTCCCCCGGAACATCGCGGTATCGGTGCTCCCCAAACGATCGATCAGGTCGGCATGTTCGGGAAGATGGTGCGCCGGTCGGCCGACGCGATGCTCACCGAGCTGGGCTCGGGCGAGATCACCGAGCTCGCCGTCACGACCTGGAACGGGGCCGTTCGCCGCCCGGGCGGCCCGGTCCATCTCAATCTCGGCTTCAGGGAGCCGTTCGTTCCCACCGATCTCACCGTGCCTGAGATCGACATGCTCGCCGATGCTCCCACGCGACGGACACTCGACGCAGATTCATTGCGGGCGGCAGCGGCGATGCTGTCGGGCAAGCGGACGCTCATCGCTGCCGGCCCCTTCGATGAGCCGGGCTTTGTGGACGCCGTCACTCGACTGGCGGACGAGACCGGCTGGCCGATCCTGGCCGATCCGCTCAGCCAGTTGCGCGCAGGCCCCCACGATCGATCACATGTGGTCAGCACCGGCGATGCACTCTTCCACAGAGGCCGGATCCCCGGGCTGCCGGAGGCAGTCCTGCGTTTCGGGGCACCGCCGACCTCCAGGGCGTTCACCACCTGGCTGGAGGACCATCCACACGTCCCGCAGGTCGTGGTGGACGAGGTCGACGGACGAGATCCTTCCCAGACGGCACGGCTGATGGTCGCCGCCGATCCCGTCGGGTTCGCCGAAGCCCTGTCCGTCGAGCCTGCGGCTATCGGCTGGACCGAGGCATGGACAGATGCCGACAGAAACGCCCGTCGTGCGCTGGCCGGGATGCCGTTCCCGTCCGAGCCGGCCGTCGTGCAGACCCTGGCCGAACGACTCCCGGCACACTCGAATCTCTATGTGGCCTCCTCGATGCCCATCAGAGATGTCGACCTGTTCTTCCCCTGCGTCGACCGGCCGGTCCGGATGCTGGCGAATCGCGGCGCCAACGGGATCGATGGGCTCGTCTCCTCCGGCCTGGGCGCCTCCGCCACCGGCACGGCGACGTTTGTCCTCGCAGGCGATTTGTCCGCGTTGCACGACCTGGGGGCGCTTGCAGCTGCTGCACGGCTTCGTCTCCCGGTCACGATCGTCGTCGTGAACAACGACGGCGGCGGCATCTTCTCGTTTCTTCCGCAGTCGAAGCTGCCGCGGCATTTCGAGCGGGTGTTCTCGACCCCTCACGGTCTGTCCTTCGTACCCGTCGCCCAGGCGTTGGGCCTGCCCGCGGTCGGGGTCGATCGGCACGATCAGTTCGTTTCGGCGCTCGATGAACCCGGACCGTTGCTCATCGAAGTGACGACCGACCGTGATGCGAACGTCCGGCTTCACGACGAGGCGCTCGGGAGGGTCTAGTCCCGCGTTCTCGTGACGTCCCGTGGGGATGGTCCCAGTCAACCGTCACAAGGGATCGGTTTGGAGGATGTCGAGCAGCGCGCGTAGTTTCGCTTCCGTTTCCGCCACTTCGGCTGCCGCGTCCGAGTCCCGCACGATCCCGGCGCCCGCGTACACGCGTGCCCCATGGTTCTGCAGAAGGGCGCAGCGCAACGCAACGGCCGCTTCCCCATCGCCGGAGGCGTCGGTCCATCCGACACCTCCCGCGTACCAACCACGATCGAGCGTTTCGACGTCTCGGATGAAGGAAAGGGCGGCAGCGGTGGGTGTACCGCAAACCGCAGGGGTCGGGTGCAGCGCCATGGCGAGTTGGACCACTCCCATCGGCCTGGCGAGCAGACCACGGATCTCCGTCCCCAGGTGCTGGATATTGGCGACCCGCACGACCGTCGGCCGAGTGGGAACCGACATCTCCGACGTCAGCGGCCTGAGCAGACGGACGATCTCGTCGACGACGAACTGATGTTCGCTTCGATCCTTCGCACTCCCGAGAAGCGCACGCGCCGACTTCGCATCGTCGATCGAACCGCTGCCACGCACCGCACTGCCCGCCAGCGGAAACGATCGGATCGATTCGCCCCGCCGCTCGACGAGCAGCTCTGGACTGGCGCCCACGAACGCACTCCCGTTCTCCGCCCACCCGTACGTGAACGCGTCCGGAAACCGTTCCCGAAGCAAGGCGACGACGTCGAACGGTCGGACCTCGTCGAATGCCAGCGTCACCGACCGCGCCAGCACCACCTTGGACAGGAGCCCGGAGCCGATCGTCTCTCGTGCCCGTTCGACCATTGCCGCCCACACGTCGGACTCGGGATCCCTGGCCGTCACCCGTCCGGCCGGCGCCGGGGTTTCTCCCGGATGTTCGAGCCGGCTGAGCATCGCCGGCATCTCCTCCTGCCCCGGAGCGACATGAAGCCGACCTCCTGCCTCTCCCTTGACCAGGGTCACCGCCGGCAGGACAACGCTTCCGGCCCTCCTGGAACCGTCGAACGGAAACGCGAAGAAGAGCCTTCCCTCAGAGGGAGGCCGGGCCAAGAGATCGTCGCTGCGCCAGGCCACACCGACCCCGACCGCCTCCTCCCGGCGTCCGAAGTAGAAGACGGGAAAGCCGGCCCGCGACGCGGAACGAGCGAGATCGATCGGCTGCACCGCACATGGCACCGACAGGCCCGCCGTCAAACCGGTCGCGACATCGTTGGGAAAAAGCATGGAACCGAGTCTACGAAGCCAGGAACGACACGATCTGCGCTGCGACGAGACCCGGCCGCTCCATGGGGGCGAAATGCGAAGTGCTCGGCAGTATCTCGTACCGTGCGTTCGGAATCAGCGCAGTGAACTCGGCGATGTAGGCGGCCGTGAATGCGGCGGACTGCTCGCCGGCAAGCACCAGAACCGGCAGGTCCAGCTCCCCCAGGCGCGCGTAGACGCCGTGAGTGATGCCGCCGCGGTACATCTCCGCCTCGACCTCCGGCCGGCACTTCAGCCGCCAGACACCGTCTCTCTCGACAAGACCTCCGCGCACGTAGGCTTCGAGTGCACGCCGATCCCAGGATGCGAACGGTCTGCGGTAATGTTCGACCGCCTCATCGAAGCTCGTGAATCCGTCCCTACGCCGCAAGGCGCCCTCGATGAGCAGAAGCAGTTCCTTCCTCCCAAGCGCGGGCGGGAAGATCACCGGCTCGATCAGAACGAGGCCGGCGAACCTGCCGGGAGTAAGCAACTCGGCCATGGCGAGCGCGGTCCCACCCATCGAATGCCCGACGCCGACGACCGGCCCGGAGATCCCCGAGATGACCTCGAGGGCGTGCCTGGCGAGATCCCACCAGTCAGCCGGAACGAGAGTGGGCCCGGCGTCGCCGTGTCCCGGTGCATCCCAGGCGATGATCGATCGGTCCTCTCCGGCGGAACGCAGCTCGGCGATCACGGGCGCCCAGATCTCCTTACAGAACCCCGTAGCGTGGGCGAGGGCGAGCCAGCCGCGCCCCGATGCAGGCCAACGCTCAGTCAAGCGTCGTCCACGTCGAAGGTGATGTGTGATACGACCCTGACAACCCCGTCGATGCGCCGAATCAGCTCCTCCAACAGGCGGGCGTCGGTCGCCGTCGGCACTGCGCCCGAGACTTCGACGACCCCGTCCTTGACCGTCACGTCGATGCTGTCGGCCTCGAGGAGCAGCACCCTTCGGATGATGTCCTCGCGGATCTCGTCCTCGATGACGTCGTCCGGACGAGTGAACACGGCCACGACATCTGCCCGGCTGATGATCCCGATCAGCTTGCCCTCGGCGCCCACGACCGGCAGCCGCTTGACATGATGGTGCGCCATGACACGAGCCGCTTCGGTGACGCTCGCTTCAGGAAAGATCACGACGGGATCCCTGGTCATCACCTCGCCCACCGTCTCCGCGTCGACGACGGAGTCACGGTCTTTGAGCATCGCGTCGAGCAACCGTCGCCGTGAACGGTCGGCTTCGCGCTCGAGGAAGTCGGCTTCGGTGATGATTCCGACGAGTTCGCCTGATTCGCCGAGGACCGGCAGGCCGCTGACACCTGATCGCACCATCGTGCGAGCGGCTTCCTTCAGCGAGGCCGAAGGGCTCGTCGTCAGTACATCCATGGTCATGATGTCGAGCACCCTCATTCGAACGGTGCTTTCACGACCAGAACATCACACGGCGAGATGTGCACGATCCTGTGACTCGTGCTGCCCAACACCAGCGCTGCGAGCTCGCCCCTCCCCCGGGAGCCGACAACGATCAGGTCCGCCTTCACCTTCTTCGCGTACTCGACGATCGCGTCCGCCGGGTACCCATCCAGGTCGACTCGCTCCATGTCCACCGGCGCTCCTTCGATCACTGGGTCGATGACGTTCCACACCATCTGCCGTTGCGCCTGCTCCAGCGATGCGAGGTCGGTGGGCACCTGGCTCAGGGCGCCGAGGAGGCTGCTGGGAATGTGCATCACGTGCACCACGTGCAGCTGTGCGCCCCACGCATCGGCGAACTGGATCGCCCTCCGAAGCGCCACGATCGAACGATCGGATCCGTCCGCTCCAACAACGATGATCATGACTATGCATCTCCCCACTGCTCGGGCGCGTATTCCCGCTCCCGTTTGGCCGCCAGGCGAGCCGAGAACGCGGCCGCTTCCGTCCGCCGGCTCATCCCGAGTTTGTTGAGCAGGTTCGAGACGTAGTTCTTGACCGTCTTCTCGGCCAGGAACAGCTCCTCTGCGATCTCCCTGTTCGTGAGACCGTTCGAGATCAGATCCAGGATCTTGCGCTCCTGCGGTGAGAGGCGCGCGATCAGCGGGTCGGTCGGCTCGTCGCCTCGGATCCTACGAAAGACCTGCTCGGTCATCGTCGGATCGAGCAGCGACTCTCCTGCCCCGACCCGACGGATACTGTCGATGAGTTGACGCGCGTCGACCCTCTTGAGCACGTAGCCGGCCGCCCCGGCAACGATCGAGGCGAACAGCGCCTCCTCGTCGGCGAACGACGTCAGCATCAGAACGCGTACGTCGGGCCACCGCGCCCTGATCTCTCGGCACGCTTCGATCCCGGTTCCGTCGGGGAGGCGAACATCCATCACCACCACTTCGGGGGAGTCGTATCCAACCCTCCGGATGGCCTCTTCGACCGTCCCGGCCTCGCCCACCACTTCGAGACCTTCCTCGCCTCCGAGGAGCATGACGAGGCCCTTCCTCACGATCTCATGGTCATCGACGATCAGGATCCGCAATCTGCATTCCTCCTCACCGCCTAAGGCTACCGGGTGATCGTTCTTGTCGCTGTCACATCAGCGGCCGGCAGCCGGCGGTCAACAGCCGGTGGGAGCCGCGACGCCCGCCCCACGGTCCGGGTATCCGATACCGGGTACCCGGGACGCCACTACCCTGTGTCCGTGGACCGATCGATGATCCCCGCCTCACGCCTCGCCGATCTGATCGGTGCCGCAGCAGCGGTGACCGGACAGACCGAGCTGACGGCAGTGCTGGAGACCGTCGTCGCAACGGCAAAGGATCTCACCGGTGCACCGTTCGGCGCACTCGGCGTCGTCAGTGAGAAAGGGCAGCTGATCCAGTTCGTCCATCAGGGCGTCCCGGAGGAGGTGGTCGAGATGATCGGCGGCCCGCCGCAAGGCAAAGGATTGCTTGGCGCGGTCACGTGGCAGCCCGATCCGATCCGTCTCGACCATGCTCAGGCACATCCGCGAGCGAGTGGGTTCCCCGATCACCACCCGCAGTTCGAAGGCTTCCTCGGCACATCGATCCGCATCGGCGACGACGTCTTCGGCAATCTCTACCTGGGAGCATCCGACGGCGGCTTCACCGAACAGGACGAGACGCTGATTCGCGCACTGGCCCTCATCGCGGGGTCCGCCATCTCCACGATCCGGCTCCAGGCGCGTCTCCGCAGGGCGGCAGTCCTCGAGGACCGCCAGCGTATCGCGCGCGATCTGCACGACTCCATCATCCAGGATCTGTTCGCCGTCGGGCTGTCGCTCCAGGCGTTGACCTCCAAACTGCCCGACCAGGAGATGCGGACGA
Above is a window of bacterium BMS3Abin02 DNA encoding:
- the guaB gene encoding inosine-5'-monophosphate dehydrogenase, which encodes MRVLDIMTMDVLTTSPSASLKEAARTMVRSGVSGLPVLGESGELVGIITEADFLEREADRSRRRLLDAMLKDRDSVVDAETVGEVMTRDPVVIFPEASVTEAARVMAHHHVKRLPVVGAEGKLIGIISRADVVAVFTRPDDVIEDEIREDIIRRVLLLEADSIDVTVKDGVVEVSGAVPTATDARLLEELIRRIDGVVRVVSHITFDVDDA
- the dosT gene encoding hypoxia sensor histidine kinase response regulator DosT, with the translated sequence MIPASRLADLIGAAAAVTGQTELTAVLETVVATAKDLTGAPFGALGVVSEKGQLIQFVHQGVPEEVVEMIGGPPQGKGLLGAVTWQPDPIRLDHAQAHPRASGFPDHHPQFEGFLGTSIRIGDDVFGNLYLGASDGGFTEQDETLIRALALIAGSAISTIRLQARLRRAAVLEDRQRIARDLHDSIIQDLFAVGLSLQALTSKLPDQEMRTSLEEAASHLDASITSLRRFIFDLRPAPLGAHNLKDELSELLGRLAVPYEASIGIGVTGQVDDLPGEIVEDTLQIIREAVSNALRHSGADVVSVSVSRGIDRLVLAVSDRGKGFDLDTVTRGMGLENIQSRAEAAGGEADISSRPGAGTTIRVVLPL
- the nhaX gene encoding stress response protein NhaX, with product MIIVVGADGSDRSIVALRRAIQFADAWGAQLHVVHVMHIPSSLLGALSQVPTDLASLEQAQRQMVWNVIDPVIEGAPVDMERVDLDGYPADAIVEYAKKVKADLIVVGSRGRGELAALVLGSTSHRIVHISPCDVLVVKAPFE
- the devR gene encoding transcriptional regulatory protein DevR, with the protein product MRILIVDDHEIVRKGLVMLLGGEEGLEVVGEAGTVEEAIRRVGYDSPEVVVMDVRLPDGTGIEACREIRARWPDVRVLMLTSFADEEALFASIVAGAAGYVLKRVDARQLIDSIRRVGAGESLLDPTMTEQVFRRIRGDEPTDPLIARLSPQERKILDLISNGLTNREIAEELFLAEKTVKNYVSNLLNKLGMSRRTEAAAFSARLAAKREREYAPEQWGDA